In Ostrea edulis chromosome 10, xbOstEdul1.1, whole genome shotgun sequence, one genomic interval encodes:
- the LOC130050929 gene encoding E3 ubiquitin-protein ligase TRIM71-like, with the protein MEKEVLTLEDIKGLAETYLKCRLCNDNLNTSVGLSRLLPCLHSLCFPCLEKKMIDKEIICPICYEKHRIQNRGLDKLSSDPNLKDLNAYVDFHSCGEKHICGMCDKNTDLSHRCKQCEVVICNGCVLIHRKIRKLIHHELFPIHRNSAENLVNDPGEFSSDVFCTQRDHEKEILRIYCSSPCRKPVCILCAFGNHLGHVQSLLRDVYCKERLKANTIYSEIESQVKAIENVIQCVQKEMQLIREHALHEQNSMEATFRNAEKVIDKCEKDLLREVDVLSLQKVKILQNQADSLQHNKDSRNEAIVFFQQSLCYNNKPAFLLISKSILQRLNELGERSYHVDPHTTALSFRCVKSATMFDFQENTSKLVKVFVSNANVFRCQFFVPTHCRVLEICPISMNLISSSGSVICDEEVLFIVKNGRGMKIEIKCTFSDIDKAMRGKWSSNERGIFQWTVLSNGIQLTDKNHVNILLVLNICF; encoded by the coding sequence ATGGAAAAGGAAGTTCTAACTCTAGAGGATATTAAAGGATTAGCAGAGACATATCTGAAATGCCGGCTGTGCAATGACAATTTAAATACGTCTGTTGGATTATCTCGCCTTCTTCCATGTTTACATAGCTTGTGTTTTCCTTGTCTCGAGAAAAAGATGATCGACAAAGAAATTATTTGTCCCATTTGTTATGAAAAACATCGCATTCAAAACAGAGGCTTGGACAAACTTTCAAGTGATCCTAATCTTAAGGACCTCAATGCATATGTTGATTTTCATAGTTGTGGAGAGAAACATATATGTGGGATGTGTGACAAAAACACTGACCTGTCGCATCGATGTAAACAATGTGAAGTCGTTATTTGTAATGGATGTGTTTTGATCCACAGAAAAATACGGAAACTTATACACCATGAATTATTTCCTATTCACCGAAACTCTGCTGAGAACCTGGTAAATGACCCAGGAGAGTTTTCGTCGGATGTGTTTTGCACTCAACGTGATCATGAAAAGGAAATTTTGAGAATTTATTGTTCTTCACCTTGCAGAAAGCCAGTTTGCATATTGTGTGCCTTCGGTAATCACCTTGGGCATGTACAATCCTTGCTACGCGATGTTTACTGCAAGGAAAGACTGAAGGCTAACACTATctactctgaaattgaaagtCAAGTCAAGGCGATAGAAAATGTAATTCAGTGTGTCCAAAAAGAGATGCAACTTATTAGAGAGCATGCCTTGCATGAACAAAATTCGATGGAAGCAACATTCAGAAATGCAGAAAAAGTCATAGACAAATGCGAAAAGGATCTCCTAAGAGAGGTAGATGTTCTCTCTCTCCAAAAAGTTAAAATACTTCAAAATCAAGCAGATTCTTTACAACACAACAAAGATTCACGCAACGAAGCGATTGTGTTTTTCCAGCAGTCTCTATGTTATAATAACAAACCAGCTTTTCTCCTGATATCAAAGTCGATTTTACAAAGACTTAATGAGCTCGGGGAAAGATCATACCATGTAGACCCGCACACTACTGCTCTTTCTTTTCGATGCGTCAAATCTGCAACAATGTTTGACTTTCAAGAGAATACGAGTAAACTAGTTAAGGTGTTTGTGTCAAATGCAAACGTTTTCCGGTGCCAATTTTTTGTTCCTACACATTGTCGGGTACTCGAAATATGTCCAATATCCATGAATTTGATTTCCTCAAGTGGATCTGTAATATGCGATGAGGAAGTTTTATTTATTGTGAAAAATGGTAGAGGAATGAAAATCGAAATAAAGTGTACATTTTCGGACATTGACAAAGCCATGAGAGGAAAATGGTCTTCAAATGAGAGAGGAATATTTCAATGGACAGTATTATCCAATGGAATACAATTGACGGAtaaaaatcatgtaaatattttgttggtCTTGAACATTTGTTTTTAG